One segment of Triticum aestivum cultivar Chinese Spring chromosome 2A, IWGSC CS RefSeq v2.1, whole genome shotgun sequence DNA contains the following:
- the LOC123189928 gene encoding kinesin-like protein KIN-7F isoform X2, whose amino-acid sequence MGAIGGDEMAQWDNADGGEVANGAAGKLEKILVSVRLRPLSDKEVARGDPSEWECISDTTVIARSAFPDRPTAPTAYSFDRVFRSDCDTKEVYEQGAKEVALSVVSGINSSIFAYGQTSSGKTYTMTGITECTVSDIYDYIGRHEERAFVLKFSAIEIYNEVVRDLLSSENTSLRLWDDAEKGTYVENLKEVILRDWNHLKELISVCEAQRRTGETYLNENSSRSHQILKLTIESSAREFLGKDKSTTLAASVNFVDLAGSERASQALSAGARLKEGCHINRSLLTLGTVIRKLSKVRNGHIPYRDSKLTRILQPSLGGNARTAIICTMSPARSYMEQSRNTLLFASCAKEVVTNAQVNVVMSDKALVKHLQRELARLESELRCPATYSSLESLVREKDNHIRKMEKEIKELKAQRDLAQSRLQDLLQVVGDNHVSKHPLASGRNFTFDVPQPCEDQISTTESSEVVDNVQNFRFQGRHAAQREVGSQQSENNVQFATPLSYSVSSPPFSGMPPTTSRDDVSQISNEDSDDVCKEVRCIETNETEGKNGLDSSAIGSNILQDSNVGASTHGNDDVSTVTLEQHLETVRKPFANLVEDLGSSTRNPSSSRGIVRSRSCRSLMGSTLFEDLEKDDCTPPSRRFMDFPGRPEGGQRRGSALNFDAESETLSRAGSMLSEITTTRGGPKANGSVAGDTEFTGIGEFVAELKEMAQYQKQLGGQYVNGEIAEGTVRSVGLDPIMDALQSPSRWPLEFERKQQEIIDLWHACYASLVHRTYFFLLFKGDPADSIYMEVEIRRLSFLKDTYANGGMESKVVAGSLNTSLVSSARKLQREREMLCRQMQKRLSIEERESMYTKWGVSLSSKRRRLQVARRLWTETKNLEHVRESASLVARLIGLLEPGKALREMFGLSFAPQQFSRRSHNSWRYGRSSLD is encoded by the exons ATGGGGGCGATTGGGGGCGACGAGATGGCGCAGTGGGATAATGCGGACGGAGGCGAGGTGGCCAATGGCGCCGCCGGGAAGCTGGAGAAGATACTGGTTTCGGTGAGGCTCAGGCCGCTCAGCGACAAGGAGGTTGCGCGCGGGGATCCGTCCGAGTGGGAGTGCATCAGCGACACCACCGTCATCGCCCGGAGCGCCTTCCCCGACCGGCCAACGGCTCCGACTGCCTACTCCTTTG ACAGGGTATTCCGTTCTGACTGCGATACCAAAGAAGTGTACGAGCAAGGGGCCAAGGAGGTTGCCCTCTCTGTAGTTAGTGGCATCAACT CTAGTATCTTTGCATATGGTCAAACAAGTAGTGGGAAGACATACACCATGACCGGAATAACGGAATGTACAGTATCAGATATTTATGATTACATTGGCCGG CACGAGGAGAGAGCATTCGTGTTGAAATTCTCAGCGATCGAAATATATAACGAAGTTGTAAGGGATCTTCTTAGTTCAGAAAACACTTCTCTTAGACTTTGGGATGACGCAGAG AAGGGGACTTATGTAGAGAACCTTAAAGAGGTGATATTGAGGGACTGGAACCATCTCAAGGAACTTATTTCTGTGTGTGAAG CTCAAAGGAGAACCGGAGAGACATACTTAAACGAAAACAGCTCCAGATCGCATCAAATCCTTAAATTG ACTATCGAAAGTTCTGCTCGTGAATTCTTGGGTAAGGACAAGTCAACGACACTTGCGGCTAGTGTG AACTTTGTTGATTTGGCAGGAAGTGAACGTGCATCTCAGGCACTGTCAGCTGGTGCTAGGCTGAAGGAAGGTTGTCATATTAATAGAAGTTTACTTACCCTGGGAACTGTCATTCGTAAACTAAG CAAGGTAAGAAATGGACACATACCATATCGGGATTCAAAGCTCACACGCATATTACAACCTTCTCTTGGAGGTAATGCAAGGACTGCAATCATTTGCACAATGAGCCCAGCCCGAAGCTACATGGAGCAATCAAGAAATACCCTGCTATTTGCAAGTTGTGCAAAGGAAGTAGTTACAAATGCACAGGTTAATGTAGTCATGTCTGATAAAGCCCTAGTTAAGCATTTACAAAGGGAACTTGCTAGGTTGGAGAGTGAACTGCGATGTCCAGCTACCTATTCCAGTCTAGAATCATTGGTGAGGGAAAAAGATAACCACATCCGGAAG ATGGAGAAAGAAATTAAGGAATTGAAGGCACAGCGTGATCTGGCTCAATCTAGGCTGCAGGATCTGCTCCAGGTTGTTGGAGATAACCATGTTTCAAAGCACCCCCTG GCTTCTGGAAGGAACTTTACCTTCGATGTGCCCCAGCCATGTGAAGATCAGATATCAACAACCGAATCATCAGAAGTAGTTGACAATGTCCAAAATTTCAGGTTCCAAGGACGCCATGCAGCACAGAGGGAAGTTGGGTCTCAACAGTCTGAAAATAATGTGCAGTTTGCTACCCCATTGAGTTATTCAGTCAGCAGTCCTCCATTCAGTGGGATGCCCCCAACCACTAGCAGAGATGACGTTTCTCAGATATCAaatgaggattcagatgatgttTGCAAAGAAGTACGGTGCATAGAGACCAATGAAACAGAAGGAAAAAATGGTCTGGACTCGTCAGCTATCGGGAGCAATATCTTGCAAGATTCGAATGTGGGTGCTAGTACACATGGAAACGATGATGTATCTACTGTTACCCTGGAGCAACATCTAGAGACTGTCAGAAAACCTTTTGCCAATCTTGTCGAAGATCTAGGGTCTTCAACACGAAACCCATCTAGCTCTAGAGGAATTGTGAGAAGCAGGAGCTGTAGGTCTCTGATGGGCTCTACTCTGTTTGAAGACCTGGAGAAGGATGACTGCACACCACCGAGCAGAAGATTCATGGACTTCCCCGGGAGACCTGAAGGGGGTCAAAGAAGGGGTTCTGCGCTGAACTTTGATGCAGAGAGTGAAACTTTGTCACGGGCAGGGTCAATGCTTTCTGAAATTACTACTACGAGGGGTGGACCCAAGGCAAATGGTTCTGTGGCAGGTGACACAGAATTTACCGGCATAGGTGAATTTGTTGCTGAACTGAAAGAAATGGCTCAGTATCAGAAGCAACTCGGTGGTCAG TATGTTAACGGAGAAATAGCAGAAGGAACCGTCAGGAGCGTTGGATTAGATCCAATCATGGATGCCTTGCAATCACCTTCGCGATGGCCACTGGAATTTGAGAGAAAACAGCAAGAGATCATTGACCTTTGGCATGCATGCTATGCTTCATTGGTTCACAGAACCTACTTTTTCTTGTTGTTTAAAGGAGATCCAGCCGACTCCATTTACATGGAAGTGGAGATAAGGAGGCTATCTTTCCTTAAAGATACCTATGCCAATGGTGGTATGGAAAGCAAAGTCGTGGCTGGTAGCCTGAACACTTCTCTGGTTTCAAG TGCCAGGAAGTTGCAACGTGAGAGGGAGATGCTCTGCAGGCAAATGCAGAAGCGGCTCTCGATTGAGGAAAGAGAGAGCATGTACACCAAATGGGGAGTTTCGCTGTCCTCCAAGAGGAGAAGGCTTCAGGTGGCACGTCGCCTTTGGACCGAAACCAAAAACCTCGAGCATGTCAGGGAGAGCGCTTCCCTTGTCGCCCGATTGATCGGCCTCCTAGAGCCAGGAAAGGCACTGAGGGAGATGTTTGGGCTAAGCTTTGCGCCACAGCAGTTCAGCCGACGATCCCACAATAGCTGGAGATATGGCCGTTCTTCTCTGGACTGA
- the LOC123189928 gene encoding kinesin-like protein KIN-7F isoform X1, translating into MVADGVGKGRQRVSSEMGAIGGDEMAQWDNADGGEVANGAAGKLEKILVSVRLRPLSDKEVARGDPSEWECISDTTVIARSAFPDRPTAPTAYSFDRVFRSDCDTKEVYEQGAKEVALSVVSGINSSIFAYGQTSSGKTYTMTGITECTVSDIYDYIGRHEERAFVLKFSAIEIYNEVVRDLLSSENTSLRLWDDAEKGTYVENLKEVILRDWNHLKELISVCEAQRRTGETYLNENSSRSHQILKLTIESSAREFLGKDKSTTLAASVNFVDLAGSERASQALSAGARLKEGCHINRSLLTLGTVIRKLSKVRNGHIPYRDSKLTRILQPSLGGNARTAIICTMSPARSYMEQSRNTLLFASCAKEVVTNAQVNVVMSDKALVKHLQRELARLESELRCPATYSSLESLVREKDNHIRKMEKEIKELKAQRDLAQSRLQDLLQVVGDNHVSKHPLASGRNFTFDVPQPCEDQISTTESSEVVDNVQNFRFQGRHAAQREVGSQQSENNVQFATPLSYSVSSPPFSGMPPTTSRDDVSQISNEDSDDVCKEVRCIETNETEGKNGLDSSAIGSNILQDSNVGASTHGNDDVSTVTLEQHLETVRKPFANLVEDLGSSTRNPSSSRGIVRSRSCRSLMGSTLFEDLEKDDCTPPSRRFMDFPGRPEGGQRRGSALNFDAESETLSRAGSMLSEITTTRGGPKANGSVAGDTEFTGIGEFVAELKEMAQYQKQLGGQYVNGEIAEGTVRSVGLDPIMDALQSPSRWPLEFERKQQEIIDLWHACYASLVHRTYFFLLFKGDPADSIYMEVEIRRLSFLKDTYANGGMESKVVAGSLNTSLVSSARKLQREREMLCRQMQKRLSIEERESMYTKWGVSLSSKRRRLQVARRLWTETKNLEHVRESASLVARLIGLLEPGKALREMFGLSFAPQQFSRRSHNSWRYGRSSLD; encoded by the exons ATGGTTGCAGATGGTGTAGGGAAGGGGAGACAGAGAGTGAGTAGTGAGATGGGGGCGATTGGGGGCGACGAGATGGCGCAGTGGGATAATGCGGACGGAGGCGAGGTGGCCAATGGCGCCGCCGGGAAGCTGGAGAAGATACTGGTTTCGGTGAGGCTCAGGCCGCTCAGCGACAAGGAGGTTGCGCGCGGGGATCCGTCCGAGTGGGAGTGCATCAGCGACACCACCGTCATCGCCCGGAGCGCCTTCCCCGACCGGCCAACGGCTCCGACTGCCTACTCCTTTG ACAGGGTATTCCGTTCTGACTGCGATACCAAAGAAGTGTACGAGCAAGGGGCCAAGGAGGTTGCCCTCTCTGTAGTTAGTGGCATCAACT CTAGTATCTTTGCATATGGTCAAACAAGTAGTGGGAAGACATACACCATGACCGGAATAACGGAATGTACAGTATCAGATATTTATGATTACATTGGCCGG CACGAGGAGAGAGCATTCGTGTTGAAATTCTCAGCGATCGAAATATATAACGAAGTTGTAAGGGATCTTCTTAGTTCAGAAAACACTTCTCTTAGACTTTGGGATGACGCAGAG AAGGGGACTTATGTAGAGAACCTTAAAGAGGTGATATTGAGGGACTGGAACCATCTCAAGGAACTTATTTCTGTGTGTGAAG CTCAAAGGAGAACCGGAGAGACATACTTAAACGAAAACAGCTCCAGATCGCATCAAATCCTTAAATTG ACTATCGAAAGTTCTGCTCGTGAATTCTTGGGTAAGGACAAGTCAACGACACTTGCGGCTAGTGTG AACTTTGTTGATTTGGCAGGAAGTGAACGTGCATCTCAGGCACTGTCAGCTGGTGCTAGGCTGAAGGAAGGTTGTCATATTAATAGAAGTTTACTTACCCTGGGAACTGTCATTCGTAAACTAAG CAAGGTAAGAAATGGACACATACCATATCGGGATTCAAAGCTCACACGCATATTACAACCTTCTCTTGGAGGTAATGCAAGGACTGCAATCATTTGCACAATGAGCCCAGCCCGAAGCTACATGGAGCAATCAAGAAATACCCTGCTATTTGCAAGTTGTGCAAAGGAAGTAGTTACAAATGCACAGGTTAATGTAGTCATGTCTGATAAAGCCCTAGTTAAGCATTTACAAAGGGAACTTGCTAGGTTGGAGAGTGAACTGCGATGTCCAGCTACCTATTCCAGTCTAGAATCATTGGTGAGGGAAAAAGATAACCACATCCGGAAG ATGGAGAAAGAAATTAAGGAATTGAAGGCACAGCGTGATCTGGCTCAATCTAGGCTGCAGGATCTGCTCCAGGTTGTTGGAGATAACCATGTTTCAAAGCACCCCCTG GCTTCTGGAAGGAACTTTACCTTCGATGTGCCCCAGCCATGTGAAGATCAGATATCAACAACCGAATCATCAGAAGTAGTTGACAATGTCCAAAATTTCAGGTTCCAAGGACGCCATGCAGCACAGAGGGAAGTTGGGTCTCAACAGTCTGAAAATAATGTGCAGTTTGCTACCCCATTGAGTTATTCAGTCAGCAGTCCTCCATTCAGTGGGATGCCCCCAACCACTAGCAGAGATGACGTTTCTCAGATATCAaatgaggattcagatgatgttTGCAAAGAAGTACGGTGCATAGAGACCAATGAAACAGAAGGAAAAAATGGTCTGGACTCGTCAGCTATCGGGAGCAATATCTTGCAAGATTCGAATGTGGGTGCTAGTACACATGGAAACGATGATGTATCTACTGTTACCCTGGAGCAACATCTAGAGACTGTCAGAAAACCTTTTGCCAATCTTGTCGAAGATCTAGGGTCTTCAACACGAAACCCATCTAGCTCTAGAGGAATTGTGAGAAGCAGGAGCTGTAGGTCTCTGATGGGCTCTACTCTGTTTGAAGACCTGGAGAAGGATGACTGCACACCACCGAGCAGAAGATTCATGGACTTCCCCGGGAGACCTGAAGGGGGTCAAAGAAGGGGTTCTGCGCTGAACTTTGATGCAGAGAGTGAAACTTTGTCACGGGCAGGGTCAATGCTTTCTGAAATTACTACTACGAGGGGTGGACCCAAGGCAAATGGTTCTGTGGCAGGTGACACAGAATTTACCGGCATAGGTGAATTTGTTGCTGAACTGAAAGAAATGGCTCAGTATCAGAAGCAACTCGGTGGTCAG TATGTTAACGGAGAAATAGCAGAAGGAACCGTCAGGAGCGTTGGATTAGATCCAATCATGGATGCCTTGCAATCACCTTCGCGATGGCCACTGGAATTTGAGAGAAAACAGCAAGAGATCATTGACCTTTGGCATGCATGCTATGCTTCATTGGTTCACAGAACCTACTTTTTCTTGTTGTTTAAAGGAGATCCAGCCGACTCCATTTACATGGAAGTGGAGATAAGGAGGCTATCTTTCCTTAAAGATACCTATGCCAATGGTGGTATGGAAAGCAAAGTCGTGGCTGGTAGCCTGAACACTTCTCTGGTTTCAAG TGCCAGGAAGTTGCAACGTGAGAGGGAGATGCTCTGCAGGCAAATGCAGAAGCGGCTCTCGATTGAGGAAAGAGAGAGCATGTACACCAAATGGGGAGTTTCGCTGTCCTCCAAGAGGAGAAGGCTTCAGGTGGCACGTCGCCTTTGGACCGAAACCAAAAACCTCGAGCATGTCAGGGAGAGCGCTTCCCTTGTCGCCCGATTGATCGGCCTCCTAGAGCCAGGAAAGGCACTGAGGGAGATGTTTGGGCTAAGCTTTGCGCCACAGCAGTTCAGCCGACGATCCCACAATAGCTGGAGATATGGCCGTTCTTCTCTGGACTGA
- the LOC123189929 gene encoding BRCT domain-containing protein At4g02110: protein MRLFAGVRFALLGFDPVSDAQYRSEMVRHGGADAGGAQEGCTHLVVSGLVYDDPVCVAAREHGTKVVTGLWVDDCFDLGAMADADHVLYRPVRDLEGIPGAESFCICLTGYQRQNGREAIVKMVNMMGARFSKPLTAKRVTHLICYQFEGEKYELAKMVKINIINHQWLEDCLKAWDILPVDNYTARSGWELEIMEAEAKDSEDESQSADRGSSDSRGIARSILATEIATPIHGPSVFSGNAEVPAGTHVGASQQIREVKDASEWSVDVMADTLSTPNTNVVTISADPDAHAHASQADRVEVVAADSEHDKLVSHKTFEAGPEEIPITAVPGEYGVFSQKVSTSQQIKEVEDASERSLDVMADILSTPNTNSVTISADPDAHAPIHSPTVFTGNADAVAPAGRCLETSQQIREVEDVSKRPLDDRADRLSTPNTNVVTISADPDAHAHASQADRVEVVAADSEHDKLVSRATFQAGPKEIPITAVPGEYGVFPQKVSTSSVRNPAAKRSRSPEDETAVVSVHSSCDFAASKSKHGKVLSNGSVEADLEKTCSLSAAESTTFVPEEILSRARNAVAKSPLSYNSEMNDAIVVCKTKPANMNMEENPTTGACPTAGKTKRVSFDLSFREAVNTESSTSKVSSSASADNPETCSPIPLSVLKPRRKVVAKRRGASSFQKGRSGSEACRTVSISSEASKLPAESSTNAGMVTVYKGLDNADEAWEDRQEDLQSSKPRSRKRQKTDHNKENIPANTRLAPKSKRGKKRVSSECVKIAVENNESVIDDRSMTGGNDDGSSAVWEPEPTWFILSGHRLLRKQCRSILLRLKGRVCSHSHHWFFQATHFITPELRRTEKFFAAAAAGRWILKPEYLFACDEAGKLVDAESFEWHGDGLNDNQTISLNAPRKWRHLKQRTGHGAFHGMRIIIYGECISPSRDTLRRAVRAGDGTVLATAPPYTRFLKLGAISFAVVAAGTPSSNAWVQEFKSHGIPCVSPSYLVDYVCKPGHLEQHKHVLFGMEDLADESLRKLLSSAQEQEGGDAEQSCGSGAMVVVHESEGPISYVAAGDAAEMASAS, encoded by the exons ATGCGCCTCTTCGCCGGCGTCCGCTTCGCCCTCCTCGGCTTCGATCCCGTCTCCGACGCGCAG TACCGGTCGGAGATGGTACGGCACGGCGGCGCCGACGCGGGGGGCGCGCAGGAGGGATGCACCCACCTAGTCGTCAGCGGACTCGTCTAC GATGACCCGGTGTGTGTGGCGGCGCGGGAGCACGGGACGAAGGTCGTGACTGGGCTGTGGGTGGACGACTGCTTTGATCTCGGAGCCATGGCTGACGCCGATCAT GTACTGTACAGGCCAGTGAGAGATTTGGAAGGCATACCGGGTGCTGAATCGTTCTGCATTTGCTTGACGGGCTACCAAAGACAGAACGGGCGTGAAGCCATAGTG AAAATGGTTAATATGATGGGAGCGCGGTTCTCCAAGCCTTTGACAGCAAAAAGGGTCACCCATCTCATCTGCTACCAATTTGAAG GTGAGAAGTACGAGCTTGCTAAAATGGTGAAGATTAATATTATTAATCACCAGTGGTTGGAAGATTG CTTAAAGGCATGGGACATTCTTCCTGTTGATAATTATACTGCCAGAAG TGGTTGGGAATTGGAGATAATGGAGGCAGAAGCTAAAGATTCTGAAGATGAATCACAAAGTGCTGATAGAGGCTCGTCAGATAGCAGAGGCATTGCCAGAAGCATCCTTGCTACAGAGATTGCAACGCCCATTCATGGTCCTTCTGTCTTCTCTGGCAATGCAGAGGTTCCTGCAGGAACACACGTGGGTGCTTCGCAACAGATCAGGGAAGTGAAAGATGCAAGTGAATGGTCAGTTGATGTCATGGCTGACACACTGAGCACCCCAAACACAAATGTTGTGACAATTTCTGCTGATCCTGATGCCCATGCACATGCATCACAAGCTGATAGAGTTGAAGTTGTAGCTGCAGACTCAGAACATGACAAGTTGGTTTCTCATAAAACCTTTGAAGCAGGCCCTGAGGAGATCCCAATTACTGCAGTCCCTGGTGAATATGGAGTATTTTCTCAGAAAGTATCAACTTCGCAACAGATTAAGGAAGTGGAAGATGCAAGTGAAAGGTCACTTGACGTCATGGCTGACATACTGAGCACTCCTAACACAAATTCTGTGACAATTTCTGCTGATCCTGATGCCCATGCACCCATCCACAGTCCTACTGTCTTCACTGGCAATGCAGATGCAGTGGCTCCTGCAGGACGATGCTTGGAGACTTCACAGCAGATTAGGGAAGTTGAAGATGTAAGTAAAAGGCCACTTGATGACAGAGCTGACAGACTAAGTACTCCAAACACAAATGTTGTGACAATTTCTGCTGATCCTGATGCCCATGCACATGCATCACAAGCTGATAGAGTTGAAGTTGTAGCTGCAGACTCAGAACATGACAAGTTGGTTTCTCGTGCAACCTTCCAAGCAGGCCCTAAGGAGATCCCAATTACTGCAGTCCCTGGTGAATATGGAGTATTTCCCCAGAAAGTATCAACTTCTAGTGTGAGAAATCCTGCTGCCAAGAGGTCACGGAGTCCTGAGGATGAAACGGCTGTTGTATCTGTACATAGTAGCTGTGACTTTGCTGCTTCCAAGTCCAAGCATGGTAAAGTTCTTTCCAATGGCAGTGTCGAAGCAGATCTTGAAAAGACCTGTAGCCTGAGTGCTGCTGAAAGCACAACATTCGTGCCTGAAGAAATCTTGAGCAGAGCAAGGAACGCAGTTGCTAAGAGCCCACTCAGTTACAACAGTGAGATGAATGATGCGATAGTAGTTTGCAAGACGAAGCCTGCTAATATGAATATGGAGGAAAACCCTACAACTGGCGCATGCCCAACTGCTGGTAAAACCAAAAGAGTATCTTTCGATTTGAGTTTTCGTGAGGCGGTGAACACAGAAAGTTCCACTTCAAAGGTTTCAAGCAGTGCAAGTGCAGACAACCCTGAAACATGTAGCCCTATTCCTCTTAGTGTCCTGAAGCCCCGGCGCAAGGTAGTTGCCAAGAGGAGGGGAGCATCTTCTTTCCAGAAAGGGAGATCTGGCAGTGAGGCTTGCAGAACAGTTAGTATCTCATCTGAAGCATCAAAGTTGCCTGCAGAGAGTTCCACAAATGCTGGCATGGTGACAGTGTACAAGGGTCTCGATAATGCTGATGAAGCCTGGGAAGATAGGCAAGAAGATTTGCAAAGCTCTAAACCTAGAAGCAGGAAGAGACAGAAAACTGACCATAACAAGGAAAACATACCAGCCAATACTCGTCTTGCTCCTAAATCAAAACGTGGGAAAAAGCGTGTGAGTTCTGAATGTGTCAAAATAGCAGTAGAGAACAACGAATCTGTGATTGATGACCGCAGTATGACAGGGGGGAATGATGATGGATCCTCGGCCGTGTGGGAACCAGAACCTACATGGTTTATTTTAAGTGGGCATCGCCTATTGAGGAAGCAGTGCAGGTCGATACTTCTGCGCCTGAAGGGGAGAGTTTGCAGTCATTCACACCATTGGTTTTTCCAAGCGACACATTTTATCACCCCTGAGCTCCGCAGAACTGAAAAATTCTTTGCAGCTGCTGCAGCGGGGAG GTGGATACTGAAGCCTGAGTACCTGTTTGCTTGCGATGAGGCTGGCAAGCTAGTGGACGCAGAATCATTTGAGTGGCACGGTGATGGCCTTAACGACAACCAGACGATAAGCCTGAACGCTCCGAGGAAATGGCGGCACCTGAAGCAGCGCACCGGCCATGGCGCCTTCCACGGGATGCGGATCATCATATATGGAGAGTGCATTTCCCCATCACGG GACACCCTGAGGCGCGCGGTGCGAGCCGGCGACGGCACGGTCCTGGCCACCGCCCCGCCGTACACGCGGTTCCTGAAGCTGGGCGCGATCAGCTTCGCGGTGGTGGCCGCGGGCACGCCGAGCAGCAACGCGTGGGTGCAGGAGTTCAAGAGCCACGGCATCCCGTGCGTGAGCCCGAGCTATCTGGTGGACTACGTGTGCAAGCCGGGCCACCTGGAGCAGCACAAGCACGTCCTCTTCGGCATGGAGGACCTGGCCGACGAGTccctgcggaagctgctgtcgtcGGCCCAGGAGCAGGAGGGAGGCGACGCTGAGCAGAGCTGCGGCTCCGGCGCGATGGTGGTGGTGCACGAGTCAGAAGGCCCGATCTCGTACGTGGCCGCCGGAGACGCGGCGGAGATGGCCTCAGCCTCCTGA